From the Ferrigenium kumadai genome, one window contains:
- the folB gene encoding dihydroneopterin aldolase produces MDRIRISDLLVRCILGINEDERREKQDVVINLVLHADIHQAGKSDNMRDTVDYRALKKRVLAMAERSQYFLVEALAEAIAELCLEHQAVRQVDVCVEKPNALRFARSVAVEITRKR; encoded by the coding sequence ATGGACCGTATCAGGATTAGTGACCTGCTCGTGCGCTGCATTCTTGGCATCAACGAGGATGAGCGCCGCGAAAAGCAGGATGTGGTGATCAACCTCGTCCTTCATGCCGACATCCACCAGGCCGGCAAGAGCGACAACATGAGGGACACTGTCGATTACCGCGCGCTCAAGAAACGCGTACTGGCCATGGCGGAAAGATCGCAATATTTCCTGGTGGAGGCGCTGGCCGAGGCCATCGCGGAACTGTGCCTTGAGCATCAGGCGGTGCGGCAGGTCGATGTGTGTGTGGAGAAGCCGAACGCGCTTCGTTTCGCGAGGAGCGTGGCGGTGGAAATCACCCGCAAGCGGTGA
- a CDS encoding DUF5666 domain-containing protein yields the protein MSKGKALLLAVAILFGVTNALAQSQPAMRIRGAITGFDGHELQVETRSGTALKMSVTDETKISVLSPLKMSAIKQGSFVGVTAVRQGPGTSLLAREVHLFPEELRGTGEGHRDWDLEPGSTMTNANVDAIVDTNNGKELTLVYKGGSQKIIVTKGVPIITFKPADQSLLKAGAQVFIITQQAADGSLTAQRIQVGKDNMKPPM from the coding sequence ATGAGCAAAGGTAAGGCATTGCTGTTGGCGGTCGCGATTTTGTTCGGGGTGACGAACGCACTGGCACAGTCGCAGCCGGCCATGAGGATACGGGGCGCCATCACCGGTTTCGACGGCCACGAACTTCAGGTGGAAACGCGCAGCGGCACAGCGTTGAAGATGAGCGTCACCGACGAGACCAAAATAAGCGTCTTGTCCCCGCTCAAGATGAGCGCTATCAAACAGGGCAGCTTCGTCGGAGTGACTGCGGTCCGGCAGGGACCTGGAACTTCGCTGCTGGCGCGCGAAGTGCACCTGTTTCCGGAAGAGCTTCGGGGGACGGGGGAAGGTCATCGCGACTGGGATCTCGAGCCCGGCTCCACCATGACCAATGCCAACGTCGATGCGATCGTAGACACTAACAACGGCAAGGAACTGACGCTGGTCTACAAGGGCGGCAGCCAGAAGATCATCGTGACTAAGGGCGTGCCCATCATCACCTTCAAACCCGCCGACCAGTCGCTGCTCAAGGCTGGTGCGCAGGTCTTCATCATCACGCAGCAAGCGGCCGACGGCAGCCTGACGGCGCAGCGCATCCAGGTCGGCAAGGACAACATGAAGCCGCCGATGTAA
- a CDS encoding NADP-dependent oxidoreductase yields the protein MKAVRIHAYGNADVLKYEDAPLPDVAPNDVLVQVVAASVNPVDWKIREGYLQQMISYQFPLTLGWDVSGVVDAVGSKVTRFKVGDAVFSRPDIRRNGTYAEYVAIREDELALKPGTISHVEAATLPLAGIAAWEAIVTTAKVTAGQRVLIHAASGGVGSIAVQLAKSRGAYVIATTSEKNRALVRSIGADEVIDYRVLKFEEVAREMDVVLDTMGGQVQEASLSVLKPGGILVSIISPPPEERAKALGVRSAFLFIQPSAAILSQLAALVESGKLRPIVGAEFALKDIAKAHALSQSGHAVGKIALYVGQP from the coding sequence ATGAAAGCAGTCAGGATTCATGCCTACGGCAATGCGGATGTGCTGAAGTATGAAGACGCGCCCCTGCCCGACGTCGCGCCCAACGACGTGCTGGTCCAGGTGGTGGCCGCCTCGGTGAACCCGGTCGACTGGAAGATCCGGGAGGGCTACCTGCAGCAGATGATCTCCTATCAGTTCCCGCTCACCCTGGGCTGGGATGTTTCAGGCGTGGTGGATGCGGTGGGCAGTAAGGTGACGCGCTTCAAGGTGGGCGACGCCGTGTTTTCCCGGCCCGACATCAGGCGCAACGGCACCTATGCCGAATACGTGGCGATACGGGAGGACGAGCTCGCGCTCAAGCCCGGGACGATCTCCCATGTCGAGGCTGCGACGCTTCCGCTGGCGGGCATCGCCGCGTGGGAGGCCATCGTCACCACGGCCAAGGTTACGGCAGGTCAGCGTGTGCTGATCCACGCCGCTTCCGGCGGCGTGGGCTCCATCGCGGTGCAGCTGGCCAAGTCGCGCGGGGCTTATGTCATCGCCACCACTTCCGAGAAGAACCGGGCCTTGGTGAGGTCCATTGGTGCCGATGAGGTGATCGATTACCGGGTGCTGAAGTTCGAGGAAGTGGCGCGCGAGATGGATGTCGTGCTCGACACCATGGGCGGTCAGGTGCAGGAAGCCTCATTGTCGGTGCTCAAACCCGGCGGCATCCTCGTCTCGATCATCAGCCCCCCTCCCGAGGAGAGGGCAAAAGCGCTCGGTGTGCGCAGCGCCTTCCTGTTCATCCAGCCGAGCGCTGCGATCCTGTCGCAACTTGCAGCGCTGGTCGAGAGCGGCAAGCTCCGTCCCATCGTCGGCGCGGAATTCGCCCTCAAGGATATCGCCAAGGCGCACGCGCTCAGTCAGTCGGGGCACGCGGTAGGCAAGATCGCCCTCTATGTGGGGCAACCCTGA
- a CDS encoding glycine zipper 2TM domain-containing protein translates to MKKSLLALSIVSLFGSAYAADFTDTARVVSSTPIYERVSEPKRECWTESVQVAPKERSIGGAVVGGLAGGLLGSQVGGGNGSTVATGAGAVAGAVVGDRVANPDSNRSATGAVVGGVAGALLGSQVGGGSGNKAATAVGGIAGAVIGDRVANPDQPRTEQVERCREVQSSREVIKGYTVVYRYNGQDVTTTLPYRPGSTIRVGVSVIDEGGRADAPSYRRNERGDEPNYRRTDSESSYYR, encoded by the coding sequence ATGAAGAAAAGTTTGTTGGCGTTGAGCATTGTTTCCCTGTTCGGCAGCGCATACGCGGCAGATTTCACCGACACCGCGCGCGTGGTCTCCAGCACCCCGATCTACGAACGCGTTTCCGAGCCGAAGCGCGAGTGCTGGACTGAATCCGTGCAGGTCGCACCCAAAGAACGCTCCATCGGTGGCGCCGTGGTCGGCGGTCTCGCCGGCGGTCTGCTGGGCAGCCAGGTCGGCGGCGGCAACGGCAGTACCGTAGCAACCGGTGCGGGGGCTGTGGCCGGTGCCGTGGTCGGCGACCGTGTGGCCAATCCGGACAGCAACCGCTCCGCTACCGGTGCTGTGGTTGGCGGCGTGGCCGGCGCCCTGCTGGGTAGCCAGGTCGGCGGCGGCTCGGGCAACAAGGCCGCGACCGCAGTAGGCGGTATCGCCGGTGCCGTGATCGGCGACCGCGTCGCCAACCCGGACCAGCCGCGTACCGAACAGGTCGAGCGTTGCCGCGAGGTGCAATCCAGCCGCGAAGTCATCAAGGGCTACACTGTGGTTTATCGCTATAACGGCCAGGACGTCACCACCACCTTGCCTTACCGTCCCGGTTCGACCATCCGCGTCGGCGTCAGCGTGATCGATGAGGGCGGCCGAGCAGATGCGCCCAGCTATCGCCGTAACGAGCGCGGCGATGAACCAAACTACCGCCGTACCGACAGCGAATCGAGCTATTACCGCTGA
- the secF gene encoding protein translocase subunit SecF: MEFFKIKRDIPFMSYGKYTTTISLVTFIFAVFFLSTKGLNFGVDFTGGTVMEVHYAQSADIAKVRERLAASGLPDAQVQNFGSSQDVLIQVPLKQNHAGAKLSEQVMESLRVQDATVEMRRVEFVGPQVGQDLVDNGALALLLVSLGIVGYLWLRFEWKFGLAAIIANLHDVVIILGFFAFFQWEFSLSVLAAVLAVLGYSVNESVVVFDRIRENFRSMRKAEVAEIIDNAITRTMSRTIITHGCTQMMVGAMLFLGGETLHYFAMALTIGILFSIYSSVLVASPLLMLLGVSREDFIKPEKTEEAEEVLP; this comes from the coding sequence ATGGAATTCTTCAAGATCAAACGCGACATCCCGTTCATGAGCTACGGGAAGTACACCACTACCATCTCGCTGGTGACCTTCATCTTTGCGGTGTTCTTCCTCTCGACCAAGGGGCTGAACTTCGGCGTGGATTTCACCGGCGGTACGGTGATGGAAGTGCATTACGCCCAGTCTGCGGACATTGCCAAGGTGCGCGAGCGTCTGGCCGCTAGCGGTCTGCCGGACGCACAGGTGCAGAACTTCGGTTCCAGCCAGGATGTGCTGATCCAGGTGCCGCTGAAGCAGAACCATGCCGGCGCCAAGCTCTCCGAACAGGTGATGGAATCGCTGCGCGTGCAGGACGCTACTGTCGAGATGCGTCGCGTCGAATTCGTCGGTCCGCAGGTGGGCCAGGACCTGGTGGATAACGGCGCTTTGGCGCTGTTGCTGGTGTCCCTGGGTATCGTCGGCTACCTGTGGTTGCGCTTCGAGTGGAAGTTCGGCCTCGCGGCGATCATCGCCAACCTGCACGACGTGGTCATCATCCTGGGCTTCTTCGCCTTCTTCCAGTGGGAGTTCTCGCTGTCTGTGCTGGCGGCGGTGCTCGCGGTGCTGGGCTACTCGGTGAACGAATCGGTGGTGGTGTTCGACCGTATCCGCGAGAACTTCCGGTCGATGCGCAAGGCGGAGGTGGCCGAGATCATCGACAATGCCATCACCCGCACCATGTCCCGCACCATCATCACCCACGGCTGTACGCAGATGATGGTCGGCGCGATGCTGTTCCTCGGCGGCGAGACGCTGCACTACTTCGCCATGGCGCTGACCATCGGCATCCTGTTCAGTATCTATTCCTCGGTGCTGGTTGCCAGCCCGCTGCTGATGCTGCTCGGTGTGTCGCGCGAGGACTTTATCAAGCCGGAGAAGACAGAAGAGGCCGAAGAGGTCCTGCCGTAA
- the glgP gene encoding alpha-glucan family phosphorylase, giving the protein MDGKDYIAYFTMEIGLSEDIKTYSGGLGILAGDTVRSAADLGIRMVVVTLLHRKGYFRQRLDASGWQTEEDAIWPIADQLEEMEPRCTMEIEGRRLQLRAWKYEVKGVSGYSVPVIFLDTDLEQNAEQDRAITDHLYGGDVRYRICQEAVLGVGGVRMLSALGYNDIKRYHMNEGHAALLILELAHEFARQAWDLAYEPVSHTVTMEHLQLVKPKCIFTTHTPVPAGHDKFSVEQVRQVVTGYGEAFAELEHEFCPKNVLNMTYLALENSYYVNGVAKRHGEVTQQLFSKYDIHSITNGVHTATWAAPPIARLFDERIPGWREDNQSLRYALNISKRDIWAVHRQAKDILIGKVKELTGVSLAPDVFTIGFARRAAEYKRADLLFQDIDRLVEIAGKGGALQLVYAGKAHPQDMPGKELIRRIHEIKEILKGKIKLVYLEDYGIEMAKLITAGVDLWLNTPQPPLEASGTSGMKAAVNGVPSFSILDGWWAEGCIEGVTGWSIGADKNAVLGSGETREEDAQALYNKLEMVILPMFNNEPDRYSDVMRHSIALNASFFNTERMLTQYISKAYYR; this is encoded by the coding sequence ATGGACGGAAAAGACTATATCGCCTACTTCACAATGGAGATCGGCCTGAGTGAAGACATCAAGACTTATTCCGGTGGCCTCGGTATCCTCGCCGGAGACACCGTGCGCTCCGCCGCCGACCTCGGCATCCGCATGGTCGTGGTGACGCTGCTCCACCGCAAGGGCTATTTCCGCCAGAGACTCGATGCGTCCGGCTGGCAAACCGAAGAAGATGCCATCTGGCCGATAGCGGATCAGCTCGAGGAAATGGAACCGCGCTGCACGATGGAGATCGAGGGGCGGCGGCTCCAGTTGCGCGCCTGGAAGTACGAGGTCAAGGGCGTGAGCGGTTATAGCGTGCCGGTCATATTTCTGGATACCGACCTCGAGCAGAATGCCGAACAGGACCGGGCCATCACGGACCACCTCTACGGTGGCGATGTGCGTTACCGCATTTGCCAGGAGGCCGTGCTGGGAGTCGGCGGCGTCAGGATGCTCAGCGCCTTGGGGTACAACGACATCAAGCGCTATCACATGAACGAAGGGCATGCCGCCCTGTTGATCCTTGAGCTTGCCCACGAGTTTGCCAGACAGGCATGGGACCTTGCCTACGAGCCGGTCAGTCATACCGTTACGATGGAACATCTGCAGCTGGTCAAACCCAAGTGCATCTTCACCACCCACACTCCGGTGCCTGCCGGACACGACAAGTTCTCCGTGGAGCAGGTTCGCCAGGTCGTCACCGGGTATGGAGAGGCGTTCGCCGAACTCGAGCATGAATTCTGCCCCAAAAACGTGTTGAACATGACCTATCTCGCGCTCGAGAACAGCTACTACGTTAACGGAGTGGCGAAACGTCATGGCGAAGTGACGCAGCAGCTATTTTCCAAGTACGACATCCATTCCATCACCAACGGCGTGCATACCGCGACCTGGGCCGCGCCGCCGATCGCACGGCTGTTCGACGAGCGCATTCCGGGCTGGCGCGAGGACAATCAGAGCTTGCGCTATGCGCTCAACATCTCCAAACGGGACATCTGGGCGGTTCACCGTCAGGCGAAGGACATACTCATCGGCAAGGTGAAGGAGCTTACCGGCGTCAGCCTGGCACCCGACGTATTCACCATCGGCTTCGCAAGGCGCGCGGCCGAATACAAGCGCGCCGATCTGCTGTTCCAGGACATCGACAGGCTGGTCGAGATCGCAGGCAAGGGAGGCGCGTTGCAACTTGTCTATGCGGGCAAGGCCCATCCGCAGGATATGCCCGGCAAGGAACTGATACGCCGCATCCATGAGATCAAGGAGATACTCAAGGGGAAGATCAAGCTGGTCTATCTCGAGGATTACGGCATCGAGATGGCAAAACTGATCACCGCTGGCGTGGACCTTTGGCTCAACACTCCGCAGCCGCCGCTCGAAGCGTCCGGCACCAGCGGCATGAAGGCCGCCGTCAACGGCGTGCCCTCGTTCAGCATCCTGGACGGCTGGTGGGCGGAGGGCTGCATCGAGGGCGTGACCGGCTGGTCGATAGGCGCGGACAAGAATGCCGTCCTGGGAAGCGGCGAAACCAGGGAAGAGGATGCACAGGCGCTGTATAACAAGCTGGAGATGGTCATCCTTCCCATGTTCAACAACGAGCCGGATCGCTACTCTGATGTGATGCGCCACTCGATCGCCCTCAACGCGTCGTTCTTCAACACCGAGCGGATGCTTACCCAATACATTTCCAAGGCCTATTACAGGTGA
- a CDS encoding DedA family protein has product MDLLATFIDIVLHLDTHLLALTQEYGIWVYAILFLIIFCETGLVVAPFLPGDSLLFVAGALCGMGALQLEWLVPVLMLAAFGGDNTNYWIGRLIGMRLLRRSNRVIRQEHIDKTHAFYEKHGGKTILFARFLPIVRTFAPFIAGIGLMRYRLFVMYSALGSLAWIGSLTVAGYLFGNIPFIKNNLTVMILGIIVVSFLPAIREFIRHRRQRA; this is encoded by the coding sequence GTGGATTTACTCGCAACATTCATCGACATCGTCCTGCACCTGGATACCCATCTGCTCGCCCTGACGCAGGAATACGGGATATGGGTGTACGCCATCCTGTTCCTCATTATCTTTTGCGAGACCGGCCTGGTGGTCGCGCCTTTTCTGCCAGGAGATTCGCTGCTGTTCGTGGCGGGTGCGCTGTGCGGCATGGGCGCGCTGCAGCTCGAATGGCTAGTTCCTGTGCTGATGCTGGCGGCCTTCGGCGGCGACAACACCAACTACTGGATTGGGCGCCTGATCGGCATGCGCCTGCTACGGCGCAGCAACAGGGTCATCAGGCAAGAGCACATCGACAAGACCCACGCCTTCTACGAGAAGCACGGCGGCAAGACCATCCTGTTCGCACGTTTCCTGCCCATCGTTCGCACCTTTGCGCCGTTCATCGCGGGCATCGGGCTGATGCGCTACCGCTTGTTCGTGATGTACAGTGCGCTGGGCAGCCTGGCGTGGATCGGCAGCCTGACCGTGGCGGGCTACCTGTTCGGCAACATCCCGTTCATCAAGAACAACCTCACCGTGATGATCCTCGGCATCATCGTGGTCTCGTTCCTGCCTGCCATCCGCGAATTCATCCGCCATCGCAGGCAGCGCGCCTGA
- a CDS encoding metallophosphoesterase, with protein MFGVILIFAVTLMQGYVFWRAASVPFVRRRISRKGLAGLGFVLWVLFMLGRVSAHEDSGSLAAMLELLGMTWMAVLFLMSVSLLAVEAATGFGIFLARFAPTLRGAALVVGGALSAVALIQGLRPPVVQSYDVYLDGLPGELDGTVIVALSDLHLGPVLGEGWLAARIAQVREERPDIVVLLGDVFEGHGAPGKELLAVLRRLSAPMGIWAVLGNHEFHGNRSNTAWFEAAGIHVLRDTWVELRPGLVLAGVDDLTNNNAADSLAKALAGRPTGVTVLLSHAPLPEDVVAGKGVNLLLSGHTHGGQVWPFGYLVEQRFPLLEGRYEFEGMTAIVSRGMGTWGPPMRLWRPAEILRVTLHGGTRTPHGM; from the coding sequence GTGTTCGGCGTCATTCTCATCTTCGCTGTCACACTCATGCAAGGCTATGTATTCTGGCGTGCCGCTTCGGTGCCGTTTGTCAGGCGCCGCATTTCGCGCAAAGGTCTGGCCGGACTTGGGTTCGTCCTGTGGGTGCTCTTTATGCTGGGCCGCGTTTCTGCTCACGAGGATTCCGGGAGCCTGGCGGCGATGCTGGAATTGCTGGGCATGACCTGGATGGCCGTATTGTTCCTGATGTCCGTGTCCCTGCTCGCGGTGGAGGCCGCCACCGGCTTCGGCATCTTTCTGGCTCGATTCGCTCCGACCTTGCGCGGCGCAGCGCTTGTCGTCGGAGGTGCGCTCTCTGCGGTGGCGCTCATTCAGGGGCTGCGGCCGCCGGTGGTGCAGTCCTATGACGTTTACCTCGATGGGCTGCCCGGAGAACTCGATGGCACGGTGATCGTTGCCTTGTCCGATCTGCATCTTGGACCCGTGCTCGGCGAAGGATGGCTCGCGGCTCGTATCGCGCAGGTCCGGGAAGAGCGGCCCGACATCGTCGTGCTGCTCGGCGATGTGTTCGAAGGGCACGGTGCCCCCGGAAAGGAATTGCTTGCGGTTCTGCGGCGCTTGTCTGCCCCGATGGGTATCTGGGCCGTTCTCGGCAACCATGAGTTTCACGGCAACCGGAGCAACACGGCCTGGTTCGAAGCAGCCGGTATCCACGTGCTGCGCGATACCTGGGTCGAACTGCGTCCGGGCCTCGTTCTGGCGGGCGTGGATGATCTCACCAACAACAATGCCGCTGATTCCCTTGCGAAGGCGCTCGCGGGACGGCCAACGGGTGTCACGGTCCTTCTGTCCCATGCGCCCTTGCCGGAGGACGTTGTCGCCGGCAAGGGCGTGAACCTGCTACTGAGCGGTCATACTCACGGCGGGCAAGTATGGCCCTTCGGCTATCTGGTCGAGCAACGATTCCCGCTGCTGGAAGGGCGCTATGAGTTTGAGGGGATGACGGCCATCGTTTCCCGCGGAATGGGAACCTGGGGCCCCCCCATGCGCCTTTGGCGTCCCGCGGAGATACTCCGCGTGACCTTGCATGGGGGAACAAGGACGCCGCATGGCATGTGA
- the wrbA gene encoding NAD(P)H:quinone oxidoreductase yields MTKVLVLYYSMYGHIERMAEAVAEGVRTVEGVEVAVKRVPEIIPEDRARAMGVKLDQPAPIATVDELRGYDAIIFGTPTRFGNMAAQMRNFLDQTGKLWVEGALIGKVASVFTSTGTQHGGQETTITSFHSTLLHQGMIIVGVPYSCKGLTVMTEITGGSPYGASTMAGGDGKRMPTDNELEIARFQGQHVAQIAKRQAAH; encoded by the coding sequence ATGACAAAAGTACTCGTTCTCTATTACAGCATGTACGGGCATATCGAAAGAATGGCCGAGGCCGTGGCCGAGGGTGTTCGCACGGTGGAGGGCGTGGAAGTGGCGGTCAAACGCGTGCCGGAAATCATCCCGGAAGACCGGGCACGCGCCATGGGCGTCAAGCTGGACCAGCCGGCCCCCATCGCAACCGTCGACGAACTGAGGGGATACGACGCGATCATCTTCGGCACACCGACCCGGTTCGGCAACATGGCTGCACAGATGCGCAATTTTCTGGATCAGACCGGGAAGTTGTGGGTGGAAGGGGCGCTGATCGGCAAGGTCGCCAGCGTATTCACCAGCACCGGCACGCAGCACGGCGGGCAGGAAACGACGATCACATCCTTTCACTCGACGCTGCTGCACCAGGGCATGATCATCGTAGGCGTACCGTATTCCTGCAAGGGGCTCACGGTGATGACGGAGATCACCGGCGGTTCGCCCTATGGGGCTTCGACCATGGCTGGCGGTGACGGCAAGCGGATGCCCACCGATAACGAACTGGAGATCGCACGTTTCCAGGGGCAGCATGTGGCCCAGATCGCCAAGCGGCAGGCGGCGCACTGA
- the folK gene encoding 2-amino-4-hydroxy-6-hydroxymethyldihydropteridine diphosphokinase translates to MARAFIGIGSNIEPAKNVRAAIHSLARQTRLIGVSTVYCTDALERLEQPPYFNCVAEIETELSPVQVKHAMLRPIENELWRIRTQDKYAPRTIDLDLIVYGELAMDDGDLRLPDPDIFERPFLAIPLSELAPDLVLAGYGLRIGDIAAKLSLDGMRPLRDYSWLLKEDVSRRVK, encoded by the coding sequence TTGGCCCGCGCTTTCATCGGCATCGGCTCCAACATCGAACCCGCGAAGAACGTGCGGGCCGCGATCCATAGCCTCGCCCGGCAGACTCGGCTCATCGGCGTCTCCACGGTCTATTGCACCGACGCACTCGAGCGCCTGGAGCAGCCGCCCTATTTCAACTGCGTGGCGGAGATCGAAACGGAGTTGAGTCCCGTGCAGGTGAAGCATGCCATGCTGCGGCCCATCGAAAATGAACTGTGGCGCATCCGGACGCAGGACAAATACGCACCGCGCACCATAGACCTCGACCTCATCGTGTATGGCGAGCTGGCGATGGATGATGGAGACCTCAGGTTGCCCGATCCGGATATTTTCGAACGTCCCTTCCTCGCCATCCCGCTCTCTGAGCTCGCGCCCGATCTGGTGCTGGCCGGCTATGGCCTGCGCATCGGCGACATTGCCGCGAAGCTGTCGCTTGATGGAATGAGACCGCTACGGGATTATTCCTGGTTGCTGAAAGAGGATGTGAGCCGTCGCGTTAAATAA
- a CDS encoding NAD(P)/FAD-dependent oxidoreductase — protein MKSDYDYVIVGGGLAGASAVEGIRERDAAGSILLIGEEVHLPYDRPPLSKKLWFGKKNVEDIFLHDRAFYDTHGVALALGAAASRLDPAAKRITLAGGATYGYGKLLLATGCKPRHLDIPGGDLDGICYFRDLDDYLHTRGKAAEGKSAVVVGGGFIGSELAAALNINKLDVTMIFPGELLCDRVLPDYLGRAVQQRYQEKGVRILASDKPVSFGNNGNQFVTRTWKGETIASDIVIVGVGVVPDLELARSGGLEVGNGIVVNEYLETSSPDIYAAGDNAFFPYRVLGQAMRIEHWDHALIQGRWAGRNMAGAHEPYTHLPYFFSDLFEFGYEATGEVDSRLETFADWQKENETGVIYYLRDGKVRGVMMCNVWDKVETARELIRKDETVSPEKLRGLIR, from the coding sequence ATGAAATCTGATTACGATTACGTGATTGTGGGCGGCGGGCTGGCGGGTGCTTCGGCAGTGGAGGGCATACGCGAGCGCGATGCGGCAGGAAGCATCCTGCTGATCGGCGAGGAGGTCCACTTGCCCTACGACCGGCCGCCGTTGTCCAAGAAACTGTGGTTCGGCAAGAAGAACGTGGAGGATATCTTTCTCCATGACCGCGCTTTTTACGATACGCATGGTGTGGCCCTGGCGCTGGGTGCTGCAGCGTCGCGGCTCGATCCCGCCGCAAAGAGGATCACCCTCGCAGGCGGCGCGACCTACGGCTACGGCAAGCTGCTGCTGGCAACGGGCTGCAAGCCGCGGCACTTGGATATTCCCGGCGGCGATCTCGATGGCATCTGTTACTTCCGCGACCTGGACGATTACCTGCACACCAGGGGCAAAGCCGCGGAGGGAAAGTCCGCGGTGGTGGTCGGCGGAGGATTCATCGGTTCCGAGCTGGCCGCCGCGCTCAACATCAACAAGCTCGACGTCACCATGATCTTTCCGGGTGAACTTCTGTGCGACCGGGTGCTGCCTGACTATCTCGGGCGGGCCGTGCAGCAGCGCTATCAGGAGAAGGGCGTGAGGATACTGGCGTCGGATAAGCCCGTGTCGTTCGGCAACAACGGCAACCAGTTCGTCACCCGCACATGGAAGGGCGAGACGATCGCGTCGGACATCGTCATCGTCGGCGTGGGCGTCGTCCCTGATCTGGAGCTCGCCAGGAGCGGCGGGCTGGAGGTGGGCAACGGCATCGTGGTGAACGAGTACCTCGAGACTTCCAGTCCGGATATCTATGCCGCCGGGGACAATGCCTTCTTTCCATACCGGGTGTTGGGGCAAGCTATGCGCATCGAGCATTGGGACCATGCCCTCATTCAGGGCAGGTGGGCTGGGCGCAACATGGCTGGCGCACATGAGCCCTACACCCATCTGCCGTATTTCTTCTCGGACCTGTTCGAATTCGGCTATGAGGCGACCGGCGAGGTCGATTCGCGGCTGGAGACCTTCGCCGACTGGCAGAAGGAGAACGAGACCGGCGTCATCTACTATCTTCGCGATGGCAAGGTCAGGGGTGTGATGATGTGCAACGTGTGGGACAAGGTCGAGACGGCGCGCGAACTGATCCGCAAGGACGAAACGGTGTCGCCAGAGAAGTTGCGCGGCCTCATCCGCTAG